A window from Drosophila nasuta strain 15112-1781.00 chromosome 3, ASM2355853v1, whole genome shotgun sequence encodes these proteins:
- the LOC132792191 gene encoding uncharacterized protein LOC132792191 isoform X2 encodes MASASSSSARHLFDDSKKRLCARVGVNVNNLGSVARQIVRGSKTNETLKNFTQVDVVSDYSNQNLQKMTLILQHVGYQYDVMQDSVNHLDYLKEQVTAMER; translated from the exons ATGGCATCAGCTTCCAGTTCAAGTGCACGCCATCTGTTTGATGACTCCAAAAAACGTTTGTGTGCACGCGTTGGCGTTAATGTGAATAATTTGGGATCTGTGGCCAGGCAAATTGTTCGAGGCTCCAAAACAAATGAG ACGCTTAAGAACTTTACGCAAGTCGATGTGGTTTCCGATTATAGCAACCAGAATCTACAGAAAATGACGCTAATACTTCAGCATGTGGGGTATCAATACGATGTGATGCAGGACAGCGTCAATCATTTGGATTACCTCAAGGAGCAGGTGACGGCGATGGAAAGATGA
- the LOC132792191 gene encoding uncharacterized protein LOC132792191 isoform X1 — translation MASASSSSARHLFDDSKKRLCARVGVNVNNLGSVARQIVRGSKTNEIMHQTLKNFTQVDVVSDYSNQNLQKMTLILQHVGYQYDVMQDSVNHLDYLKEQVTAMER, via the exons ATGGCATCAGCTTCCAGTTCAAGTGCACGCCATCTGTTTGATGACTCCAAAAAACGTTTGTGTGCACGCGTTGGCGTTAATGTGAATAATTTGGGATCTGTGGCCAGGCAAATTGTTCGAGGCTCCAAAACAAATGAG ATTATGCATCAGACGCTTAAGAACTTTACGCAAGTCGATGTGGTTTCCGATTATAGCAACCAGAATCTACAGAAAATGACGCTAATACTTCAGCATGTGGGGTATCAATACGATGTGATGCAGGACAGCGTCAATCATTTGGATTACCTCAAGGAGCAGGTGACGGCGATGGAAAGATGA
- the LOC132791593 gene encoding lysozyme P — protein MPTALWIWLPLVIVLSLRMSSCRLVGKCSLARKLYRYGVPYSELPDWLCLVEGESSFNTKAINPSNVDGSVDWGLFQINDRYWCKPADGRPSTDLCRLPCRLLLSDDIRYSIACAKYIRRQQGFSAWVAWNNRCQGVKPNVKHCFRRSYKYIG, from the coding sequence ATGCCAACAGCGTTGTGGATTTGGCTGCCCTTGGTAATCGTGTTAAGTCTGCGGATGTCCAGCTGCCGCCTGGTCGGCAAATGTAGCTTGGCCCGGAAGCTATATCGTTATGGCGTTCCTTACAGCGAGCTGCCGGATTGGCTTTGCCTGGTCGAGGGTGAGAGCTCATTTAATACCAAAGCCATTAATCCGTCGAATGTGGATGGATCCGTGGACTGGGGACTGTTTCAAATCAATGATCGCTACTGGTGTAAGCCGGCTGATGGGCGACCCTCCACGGATCTCTGTCGTTTGCCTTGTCGCCTCCTGCTCAGCGATGATATCAGGTACTCAATTGCCTGCGCCAAGTATATCAGGCGGCAGCAAGGATTCTCCGCCTGGGTTGCATGGAATAATCGCTGTCAAGGCGTCAAGCCAAACGTGAAACATTGTTTTAGACGTAGTTACAAATACATTGGCTAA
- the LOC132788992 gene encoding major facilitator superfamily domain-containing protein 6-A yields MARINKRLLPIKAHFFFFMAAMGPILPQLSVIGKQIGIPPDIMGYITAVLPILYVLAKPLVGFLADYFMNLRKFIFMTLIVIMTLAYAGFYFLPSAPHAIELEESSSIWTVSLTEEPPHCPSELFTNTAYCQATHQAECSQQNFTFRTMIVDQKSVAGLNLSPNLQHDNDSYYACLTELEETISWSNSSATCHLQHIGSCVYGSGKFWLFVCMLFIGTIGFNVTNSISDACCFDLLGEEESKYGAQRVWGTIGFGSTALLAGVIVNLWTSDAIKSFTPALIIMCVFSVMDLFSVSKLKMPKLGGSESIWQDVWQLVQQPPIVTFLVFATIAGIIDSFIIYFMFWHVEEVAAETGYMQDIKLIEGLVVAAECLAGEVPFFFYSGKIIKKLGYVHCMSMCFFFYAVRLSLISWIPNPWYLVGVELFFQGITYALCYTCIVAYASAVAPPGTSATVQGLMAGMDDGLGFSIGSLIGGIMFKRLGGRESFKYFAIAAICTCVAHIVLRPMSRKRQYLPKSGYQLPADQPTTNPSSPQLEELPKVF; encoded by the exons ATGGCGCGAATTAACAAACGCCTGCTTCCAATAAAAGCacatttcttctttttcatgGCGG CAATGGGGCCAATATTGCCGCAGCTCTCTGTGATAGGTAAACAAATTGGTATTCCACCTGACATTATGGGCTATATAACCGCTGTGTTGCCAATTCTCTATGTGTTAGCCAAGCCACTTGTTGGCTTTCTGGCCGACTATTTTATG AACCTgcgaaaatttatatttatgacaTTAATTGTGATTATGACGCTGGCCTATGCTGGCTTCTATTTCTTGCCAAGTGCCCCACATGCCATCGAGCTGGAGGAAAGCAGCTCCATTTGGACAGTGTCATTGACAGAGGAGCCACCGCACTGTCCATCCGAACTCTTCACCAACACTGCATATTGCCAGGCGACTCATCAGGCGGAATGCAGTCAACAGAACTTTACTTTTCGCACGATGATTGTGGACCAAAAGTCTGTGGCTGGATTGAATTTAAGCCCAAATCTACAGCATGACAATGACAGTTATTATGCGTGTCTCACGGAATTGGAGGAGACCATTTCGTGGAGCAACAGTTCCGCCACGTGCCACCTTCAGCACATTGGCAGTTGTGTCTATGGCAGCGGCAAGTTTTGGCTGTTTGTCTGCATGCTGTTCATCGGAACGATTGGCTTCAATGTCACCAATTCCATCTCGGATGCCTGCTGCTTTGACCTGCTCGGCGAGGAGGAGAGCAAATACGGAGCACAGCGTGTTTGGGGCACTATCGGATTTGGCAGCACGGCGCTGCTAGCTGGCGTTATTGTCAATCTGTGGACCTCGGATGCCATCAAGAGTTTCACGCCTGCCTTGAtcattatgtgtgtgtttagcgTGATGGATTTGTTCAGTGTCTCTAAGCTGAAGATGCCCAAGCTTGGCGGCTCCGAATCCATTTGGCAGGATGTGTGGCAACTGGTGCAACAGCCACCGATTGTTACATTCTTGGTGTTTGCTACCATTGCGGGCATCATTGACTCCTTCATCATTTATTTCATGTTCTGGCATGTGGAGGAAGTGGCAGCTGAGACGGGCTACATGCAGGACATCAAGCTGATTGAAGGACTCGTGGTGGCTGCAGAGTGTCTGGCTGGTGAGGTGCCATTCTTTTTCTACAGCGGGAAGATTATTAAGAAGCTGGGCTATGTGCACTGCATGAGCATGTGCTTCTTTTTCTATGCTGTTCGCTTGTCGCTCATCTCCTGGATACCCAATCCCTGGTATCTGGTTGGCGTGGAACTCTTCTTTCAGGGCATTACCTATGCCCTCTGCTACACATGCATCGTGGCCTATGCCTCGGCTGTGGCGCCGCCCGGCACCTCGGCCACTGTGCAGGGACTCATGGCGGGCATGGATGATGGATTGGGCTTCTCGATTGGCTCGCTCATCGGTGGAATTATGTTCAAGCGTCTGGGAGGTCGTGAGAGTTTCAAGTACTTTGCCATAGCTGCCATCTGCACCTGTGTGGCACATATTGTCCTGCGTCCCATGTCCAGGAAGCGACAGTATTTGCCCAAAAGTGGATATCAATTGCCTGCAGATCAGCCAACAACGAATCCATCATCGCCACAGCTGGAGGAGTTGCCCAAAGTGTTCTAG